A DNA window from Zingiber officinale cultivar Zhangliang chromosome 3A, Zo_v1.1, whole genome shotgun sequence contains the following coding sequences:
- the LOC122051970 gene encoding classical arabinogalactan protein 9-like: protein MLGEVIMHFIQLLACPHRPRSAVPRSPFITKRPVLSALILTPLVEEKRHGERKKKRSTQSMASPKPVLLAAIALALLATCIAQSPAASPTASPPTPTATPPPASSPPPAATPPPATPPPVATPPPVATPPPVATPPPVATPPPATPPPMATPPPATPPTAAPPPSLLPPSNSPAPATAPPTPSPSASPGTSPPSPSSSPSPTAPASVPSPSTSPSDNGNSGVVHDVSIGLVALFGAVALLL from the coding sequence ATGTTGGGTGAAGTTATCATGCACTTCATACAGCTATTAGCCTGTCCTCACCGTCCCCGCAGTGCCGTCCCTCGCTCGCCCTTTATTACTAAACGGCCTGTTCTTTCAGCACTCATACTCACGCCATTAGTGGAAGAGAAGAGACAcggagagagaaagaagaagagatcGACGCAATCAATGGCTTCCCCTAAACCAGTTTTGCTGGCTGCCATCGCCCTTGCCCTCCTGGCCACCTGCATCGCCCAGTCACCCGCCGCCTCCCCAACGGCATCGCCACCCACCCCTACCGCCACCCCTCCCCCCGCTTCCTCTCCTCCTCCCGCCGCCACACCGCCCCCGGCCACTCCTCCTCCCGTCGCCACTCCTCCCCCCGTAGCCACTCCTCCTCCCGTCGCCACTCCGCCCCCCGTAGCCACTCCGCCACCCGCTACCCCTCCTCCTATGGCCACTCCGCCGCCCGCCACCCCACCCACTGCGGCGCCTCCTCCCTCGCTCCTTCCGCCCTCCAACTCCCCTGCTCCTGCCACAGCGCCACCCACTCCTTCTCCGTCAGCGTCGCCTGGTACCTCCCCCCCGTCCCCGAGCTCTTCGCCTAGTCCTACTGCTCCAGCTTCAGTACCGAGCCCCAGTACCAGTCCGTCCGACAACGGTAACTCAGGAGTCGTGCACGACGTCAGCATTGGGCTTGTGGCTCTGTTCGGGGCAGTTGCATTGCTTCTGTAG